One part of the Paenibacillus silvisoli genome encodes these proteins:
- a CDS encoding carbohydrate ABC transporter permease: MNVSRKWPMKAWMTAYLFVLPSIAMTLLFEYFPMFDGIYHSFYRWDGANLESFIGFDNFVRIFQDPTFYVSLQNMLFFLVFGLILMFPTIVACIVLFRIKSSRLQYMYRVLFCVPMIVPGIVSLLIWKFMYNPQIGFFNQLLTFIGLDDYAQLWLGDPVLAKWCILLMGFPFIQTIAALIYLGGLQSVDSHIWDAADIDGAGPIKRMIHVELPLMKGQFKLNLIGVLAGTVTGYGTQLVLTNGGPGFSTLVPGLYMYQRAFGGKTEFGYASAVGLVLFVISLLISIIAFKYIRSDD; encoded by the coding sequence ATGAACGTATCTAGAAAATGGCCTATGAAGGCATGGATGACCGCTTATTTGTTCGTGCTGCCCTCTATAGCGATGACGCTGCTGTTCGAATATTTTCCGATGTTCGACGGAATCTATCATTCCTTCTACCGATGGGACGGCGCGAACTTGGAGAGCTTTATCGGCTTTGACAATTTCGTTCGTATTTTTCAAGACCCCACATTCTACGTGTCGCTCCAAAACATGCTGTTTTTCCTCGTGTTCGGCCTTATCCTGATGTTTCCGACGATCGTGGCCTGCATCGTGCTGTTTCGGATCAAGAGCAGCCGGCTGCAATATATGTACCGCGTCCTGTTCTGCGTGCCGATGATCGTGCCCGGCATCGTGTCGCTGCTCATTTGGAAGTTCATGTACAATCCGCAAATCGGCTTCTTTAACCAGCTGCTGACCTTCATAGGGTTGGACGACTATGCGCAGCTTTGGCTTGGCGATCCGGTGCTTGCGAAGTGGTGCATTCTGCTCATGGGCTTTCCGTTCATTCAGACGATTGCGGCGCTTATTTATTTGGGCGGCTTGCAAAGCGTCGATTCCCATATTTGGGATGCGGCGGACATTGACGGGGCGGGACCGATCAAGAGAATGATCCATGTGGAGCTGCCGCTAATGAAAGGGCAATTTAAATTGAATTTGATCGGCGTGCTGGCAGGAACGGTGACGGGCTACGGCACCCAGCTCGTGCTGACGAACGGCGGGCCGGGCTTCTCCACGCTGGTGCCCGGACTTTATATGTATCAGCGGGCGTTCGGCGGCAAGACGGAATTCGGCTATGCTTCGGCAGTCGGCCTTGTGCTGTTCGTCATCTCTCTGCTGATTTCGATTATCGCCTTTAAATACATAAGGAGTGATGACTAA
- a CDS encoding ABC transporter substrate-binding protein, giving the protein MKSTVWKKGRHVTIAAALTMSVALTGCSKDNNGGSASTDATTNANASTNQTTHTNDAAADKNVEITFMDWSNRDNNEGKDYDYAFDEYMKQHPNVTIKRIYQPLADGGYDKLLDTQFVSHKAPDVMKLFGPNITKYTDQGYIARLDGYMKQPTPYNDNKVWVDTFVNGEKALRGLKAQNKFGSISFVPVDAGPGQNPLMPFYYNKDLLDKAGVTEIPKTWAEFIEACKKLKESGVVPVTVDNERFLNWINSWVGSELGEGYLNTFFDKKYESKDLYEDKVLAAVMLGKIGKDDPVVNSALDIVKDFSQYWQEGWAGNTYDQSQQLFLLGKAAFILDGNWFYNFYKETITDFKFGLMPFPLITQETSQYAAGGMPVGGDQVTYGWGINADAEKDPDKMKVIIDIFQYLTSKEVQAKMSEIGVWAPVTADVAVPADLKAFLSTEDNKFEQTLDNPVYNMASDGMPLSQEWLLGQSTKDEYLDKIVKDGIKNTTQRAKDALDPNIGIQNQIKTLQEALDKQKADGAADVVIKAAEESLGLAQLKLEFYKQYIEPAMK; this is encoded by the coding sequence ATGAAATCAACCGTATGGAAGAAAGGGCGGCACGTTACGATTGCCGCCGCGCTGACAATGTCGGTCGCTTTAACGGGCTGCAGCAAGGATAACAACGGGGGCAGCGCATCGACCGACGCGACTACAAACGCGAACGCTAGCACGAATCAGACGACTCATACGAACGATGCGGCTGCGGATAAAAATGTCGAGATTACGTTCATGGACTGGTCCAATCGCGACAATAACGAAGGTAAAGATTACGACTACGCGTTTGACGAATACATGAAGCAGCACCCGAACGTCACCATTAAACGGATCTATCAGCCGCTCGCCGACGGAGGCTACGACAAGCTGCTCGATACGCAATTCGTATCCCACAAGGCGCCGGACGTCATGAAATTGTTCGGTCCCAACATTACGAAATACACGGATCAAGGCTATATCGCCAGACTCGACGGCTACATGAAGCAGCCGACGCCTTACAATGACAACAAAGTTTGGGTGGATACGTTCGTCAACGGCGAGAAGGCGCTCAGAGGACTGAAGGCGCAAAACAAATTCGGCTCGATTTCGTTCGTTCCGGTGGATGCGGGCCCAGGGCAAAATCCGCTCATGCCTTTCTACTACAACAAGGATTTGCTAGACAAGGCAGGCGTGACGGAAATTCCGAAGACATGGGCGGAGTTCATCGAGGCTTGCAAGAAGCTCAAAGAGAGCGGCGTCGTTCCGGTAACGGTCGACAACGAGCGGTTCCTGAACTGGATCAACTCCTGGGTCGGCTCGGAGCTCGGAGAAGGCTATCTGAACACGTTCTTCGACAAGAAGTACGAGTCGAAGGATTTGTACGAGGACAAAGTGCTTGCCGCGGTCATGCTCGGCAAAATCGGCAAGGACGATCCGGTCGTCAACTCGGCGCTCGATATCGTGAAGGACTTCTCGCAATATTGGCAGGAAGGCTGGGCAGGCAATACGTACGACCAGTCCCAGCAGCTGTTCCTGCTTGGCAAAGCGGCGTTCATTCTGGACGGCAACTGGTTCTACAACTTCTACAAAGAAACGATTACCGATTTCAAATTCGGTCTGATGCCGTTCCCGCTGATTACGCAGGAAACGTCGCAATACGCAGCCGGAGGGATGCCGGTAGGCGGCGACCAAGTGACGTACGGCTGGGGCATTAACGCGGACGCGGAGAAGGATCCGGATAAAATGAAAGTCATTATCGACATTTTCCAATACCTCACGAGCAAAGAGGTTCAAGCGAAAATGTCCGAGATCGGCGTATGGGCGCCGGTTACGGCAGATGTAGCGGTGCCGGCCGATCTGAAGGCGTTCCTGTCGACCGAAGACAATAAATTCGAGCAAACGCTGGACAATCCGGTCTACAACATGGCGAGCGACGGCATGCCGCTCAGCCAGGAATGGCTGCTCGGACAATCGACGAAGGACGAATATTTGGACAAGATCGTCAAAGACGGCATTAAGAACACGACGCAGCGCGCCAAAGACGCGCTTGATCCGAACATCGGCATTCAGAACCAGATCAAGACGCTGCAGGAGGCGCTTGATAAGCAGAAGGCAGACGGCGCAGCCGACGTCGTCATTAAAGCGGCGGAAGAAAGCCTGGGCCTTGCGCAGCTCAAGCTGGAGTTCTATAAGCAATACATCGAGCCGGCTATGAAATAA
- a CDS encoding GH116 family glycosyl-hydrolase produces MEASRTYSREAREAAFLLGGIGTGNVSLGSRGEFRDWEIFNKPGKRCQLPNTYFSIWARQAGKAPVAKVLESKLLPPHIMHNGYGPGTGGGLPRMDDSTMKGEYPFVWIDFEDSQLPVQVQLEAFTPFIPLNEEDSGIPGAYLTYRVRNTSSEPVTVTLAGSLMNPVGIEYEGDLSIEYGHFGEHVNELRTEAGFNGLYMHSNRYGEGDLKYGNMSLAAEAGYEQLTYKRVWYRGSWFDYLQEFWDDFAADGLLNDLGYDSPSPAGSPSTGTIGVRAELAPGECKDIRFVLAWYFPNRINGWSRDIRVKEPGREVAQNYYANQFDSSWSAASYLIGERERLTRQTAAFHDALFGSSLPRYVIESMANNLTTIRSNTCFRLKDGRFLAFEGTYDAIGSCEGNCTHVWNYAQSAAFLFPKLEQSMRRTELLDELNERGKMSFRAHTIFDCLWDWKEPGGPAAADGQLGSTLRVYREWKLSGDDQMLRELWEPLQRSMRFALEYWDTDGDLILDGQQHNTYDIEFFGPNPLTGVMLLAALKAMQKMAQHLQENELAQRYGEMFETSSKRLDELLWNGEYFVQRLEQIDEHKYQYGVGCLSDQMLAQQLAHLYGLGYLLPEAHVKSAVHAVFRYNFKEDFTDHVNCQRTYVLNDERGMTLCSWPHGGRPRLPFVYSDEVWTGVEYQVATHLVYEGFVEEALTVVRSVWERQDGYRRNPWNEIECGNHYARALASWGLLIAFSGFQFDMASRTIRFAPVLQEGAAEFAAFWSTGQAWGSYVQRLNEQGEWVPEVTVLYGDANGVRVTACGKQWILQ; encoded by the coding sequence ATGGAAGCAAGCCGTACTTATTCGCGCGAGGCGCGGGAAGCGGCCTTTTTGCTGGGCGGAATCGGGACGGGCAACGTATCCTTGGGCAGCCGGGGGGAGTTCCGCGATTGGGAAATATTCAATAAGCCGGGCAAGCGATGCCAGCTGCCGAATACGTATTTCTCCATTTGGGCTCGGCAAGCGGGCAAGGCGCCCGTCGCAAAGGTGCTGGAGTCGAAGCTGCTGCCGCCCCATATTATGCATAACGGCTACGGTCCGGGTACGGGCGGCGGGCTTCCCCGCATGGACGACTCGACCATGAAAGGCGAGTATCCTTTCGTATGGATCGATTTCGAGGACAGCCAGCTCCCTGTGCAGGTGCAGCTTGAAGCGTTTACGCCGTTTATTCCGCTGAATGAAGAAGATTCCGGCATTCCGGGCGCTTATTTGACCTATCGGGTGCGCAATACGTCAAGCGAGCCGGTGACGGTTACGTTAGCCGGATCGCTCATGAATCCGGTAGGCATCGAATATGAAGGCGATTTAAGCATTGAATACGGTCATTTCGGCGAGCACGTGAATGAGCTTCGTACCGAAGCAGGCTTCAACGGCTTGTACATGCATTCGAACCGGTACGGTGAAGGCGATTTGAAATACGGCAATATGTCGCTAGCGGCCGAAGCCGGATATGAGCAGCTCACCTATAAGCGGGTGTGGTATCGAGGCTCCTGGTTCGACTACTTGCAGGAGTTCTGGGACGATTTCGCCGCAGACGGCTTGCTGAACGATTTGGGCTACGATTCCCCTTCGCCGGCTGGCAGCCCGAGTACGGGGACGATTGGCGTGCGCGCCGAGCTGGCACCGGGTGAATGCAAAGACATCCGGTTCGTCCTGGCTTGGTACTTCCCGAATCGGATTAACGGCTGGAGCCGCGACATTCGCGTGAAGGAGCCGGGCCGCGAGGTGGCGCAAAACTACTACGCGAACCAGTTTGACAGCTCGTGGTCGGCCGCTTCCTATTTGATCGGGGAGCGGGAGCGGCTTACGCGGCAGACGGCGGCTTTCCACGATGCGCTGTTTGGCAGCAGCCTGCCCCGTTATGTGATCGAGTCGATGGCGAACAATTTGACGACGATTCGCAGCAATACGTGCTTCCGGCTGAAGGACGGCCGCTTCCTCGCTTTCGAAGGGACGTACGATGCGATCGGCAGCTGCGAGGGCAACTGCACGCATGTATGGAATTACGCGCAGTCAGCGGCGTTTCTGTTTCCGAAGCTGGAGCAGAGCATGAGAAGGACGGAGCTGCTGGATGAGCTGAACGAGCGCGGCAAAATGAGCTTTCGGGCGCATACGATTTTCGACTGCCTGTGGGATTGGAAGGAACCGGGCGGTCCGGCCGCGGCAGACGGCCAGCTAGGCTCGACGCTTCGCGTTTATCGCGAGTGGAAGCTAAGCGGCGACGATCAAATGCTGCGGGAGCTGTGGGAGCCGCTTCAGCGCTCGATGCGGTTTGCGCTCGAGTATTGGGATACGGACGGCGACCTGATCCTGGACGGCCAGCAGCATAATACGTATGATATCGAGTTTTTCGGTCCGAATCCGCTGACGGGCGTCATGCTTCTCGCGGCGTTGAAGGCGATGCAGAAGATGGCGCAGCATTTGCAGGAGAATGAGCTGGCGCAGCGTTACGGCGAGATGTTCGAGACAAGCTCCAAGCGGCTTGACGAGCTGCTGTGGAACGGGGAGTATTTCGTGCAGCGGCTGGAACAGATCGATGAGCACAAATATCAGTATGGCGTCGGCTGCCTGTCCGACCAGATGCTTGCGCAGCAGCTGGCTCACTTGTACGGACTCGGGTATTTGCTGCCGGAGGCGCATGTGAAGTCGGCCGTGCATGCCGTGTTCCGCTACAATTTCAAGGAAGATTTCACCGATCACGTCAATTGCCAGCGCACGTACGTGTTGAACGACGAGCGCGGCATGACGCTGTGCTCGTGGCCGCACGGAGGCAGGCCGCGGCTTCCGTTCGTCTACTCCGACGAAGTGTGGACCGGCGTCGAGTACCAGGTTGCGACCCATCTGGTGTACGAAGGATTCGTAGAGGAAGCGCTAACCGTCGTACGCTCCGTGTGGGAACGACAGGACGGTTATCGGCGGAATCCGTGGAACGAGATCGAATGCGGCAATCATTACGCGCGCGCGCTGGCGAGCTGGGGACTGCTCATCGCTTTCAGCGGCTTTCAATTCGATATGGCGAGCAGAACGATTCGTTTTGCTCCTGTGCTGCAAGAGGGGGCGGCGGAATTCGCGGCCTTCTGGAGCACGGGTCAAGCGTGGGGGAGCTATGTACAGCGCTTGAATGAACAGGGAGAATGGGTGCCCGAAGTGACCGTGCTTTATGGCGATGCAAACGGTGTGCGCGTGACGGCTTGCGGCAAGCAGTGGATTTTGCAGTAG
- a CDS encoding sensor histidine kinase — translation MKRFVGIHIKISSLFMAAFVAIILISSTVSYVRFSSIYRERIVEDLNQIMIKNQINIDHMIDGIDQATMLVYDDKTITDILTSTSTDYLTNYKNKELINNQLNKYIYVPLSNNFTSYEIIFYVNDTMPFARSLSASNNFQFSGLFSDEQARNAPWFRQTMRKDGELYWFQDNDNSNRIFVARLIKNSQLVDEIRRGGNADRANLGVIVINFDISQIHMQIKSTKLTDKTQVVLLNENDEMIYRQGSSLKPEMFESIYKQYLKAGQSTAYDVSYEDQAYIVNVREIKNGWKTVSLIPQSDISEQMGGITNIIVTATVLAIVAGIALSLLISTRISLPIRKLATTMGGVQSKNSMETIVVPQSNDEVGILYVNYNRMINRINELMGDVYQSGIKEKDAELKALQAQINPHFLYNTLDSVNWMALGIGADEISETISSLANILRYSIKDPNKLVPIFKEVEQIKHYIAIRMICYGAEFDVSYELEPEALGFLMPKLILQPLVENAIQHGIEKSPGKGRIAIAGKLREGVIVLTVDNSGDGSSDVNAINAYLTAKPTSLRDEDRDGGYGIPNVHQRIQLLYGKPYGLRYEPNADGGVKVVVTLPT, via the coding sequence ATGAAACGATTCGTCGGCATTCATATCAAAATATCCAGTCTTTTCATGGCCGCCTTCGTCGCCATTATTCTGATTTCCAGCACCGTCTCGTACGTCCGGTTCAGCAGCATTTACCGCGAACGGATAGTGGAAGATTTAAATCAGATCATGATTAAAAACCAGATCAACATCGACCATATGATCGACGGCATCGATCAAGCGACGATGCTCGTCTACGATGACAAGACGATTACGGACATTTTGACGAGCACCTCAACCGACTATTTGACCAATTACAAAAATAAAGAACTCATCAACAACCAGCTCAACAAATACATTTACGTCCCGCTCAGCAACAATTTCACGTCCTACGAAATTATTTTCTACGTCAACGATACGATGCCGTTCGCGCGCAGCTTGTCCGCCTCCAACAACTTTCAGTTCAGCGGGCTGTTCAGCGACGAGCAGGCGCGAAATGCGCCTTGGTTCCGGCAGACGATGCGCAAGGATGGAGAGCTGTACTGGTTCCAGGACAATGACAATTCAAACCGGATCTTCGTCGCCAGATTGATCAAAAACTCGCAGCTAGTCGACGAAATCAGGCGCGGAGGCAATGCGGATCGAGCGAACCTGGGCGTCATCGTCATCAATTTCGACATCTCGCAAATTCATATGCAGATCAAATCGACCAAGCTGACCGATAAGACGCAGGTCGTGCTGCTGAACGAGAACGACGAGATGATCTATCGGCAGGGCAGCAGCCTGAAGCCCGAGATGTTCGAGAGCATTTACAAGCAATATTTGAAGGCCGGCCAATCGACGGCCTACGACGTAAGCTACGAGGACCAAGCTTATATCGTGAACGTCCGCGAAATCAAGAACGGCTGGAAGACGGTATCGCTGATCCCGCAGTCCGACATTTCCGAGCAAATGGGCGGCATTACGAACATTATCGTCACGGCGACCGTGCTCGCCATCGTGGCCGGGATTGCGTTATCTCTCCTGATCTCGACCCGAATTTCGCTGCCTATTCGAAAGCTCGCCACGACCATGGGCGGCGTTCAAAGCAAAAACAGCATGGAAACGATCGTCGTCCCGCAGTCGAACGACGAGGTCGGCATTTTGTACGTCAATTACAACCGGATGATCAACCGGATTAACGAGCTGATGGGGGACGTGTACCAGAGCGGCATTAAAGAGAAGGATGCCGAGCTGAAGGCGCTGCAGGCGCAAATCAACCCGCATTTTCTGTACAACACGCTCGACTCGGTCAATTGGATGGCGCTCGGCATCGGCGCGGACGAAATTTCCGAGACGATCTCGTCGCTCGCCAACATTTTGCGCTACTCGATCAAGGACCCGAACAAGCTCGTCCCGATCTTCAAGGAGGTCGAGCAGATCAAGCACTATATCGCGATTCGAATGATTTGCTACGGCGCCGAATTCGATGTGTCGTACGAGCTGGAGCCGGAAGCGCTCGGCTTCCTCATGCCGAAGCTGATTCTCCAGCCGCTCGTCGAAAACGCGATTCAGCACGGCATCGAGAAATCGCCGGGCAAAGGCCGGATCGCCATTGCCGGGAAGCTGCGGGAGGGCGTCATCGTCCTGACGGTCGATAATTCCGGCGACGGCAGCAGCGACGTGAACGCGATCAACGCCTATTTAACCGCCAAGCCGACCAGCCTGAGAGACGAAGATCGCGACGGCGGGTATGGCATTCCGAACGTGCACCAGCGCATTCAGCTTTTGTATGGCAAGCCGTACGGCCTGCGCTATGAACCAAACGCGGATGGCGGCGTCAAAGTGGTCGTCACGCTTCCGACGTGA
- a CDS encoding TIM-barrel domain-containing protein has product MRYTLRSGALQVELEEQSHSITIRDASRGDRLLIAPHLQLFSPVLEGKQPPMELQSVSCTEQAMVLRFAGDGVRSFELAIEAREGHLELYSRFVPVRRTELNRLLLFPLGTGINMYDLVNFRNRHHTPQTWPELNCGEGFATSTYSNDWQFAPHPTMVILRKNERSLFFGAKDMPTSYGMYIEAKDFVTADWSLNYGPLGAGQLLEAGQPFESPRFCLFLEERKPVHEVIGAYTSLLVREGHIPDPSLKKREAWHTENVYCTWHDQGYKSEVFIPTQLQEQTVSGTLDTAASFMDERLVREALDVIEREKLPFRTILLDTGWQTVTGDWRPHPERFPDFRKLVDEIHSRGMKAVVWWNWAELYDQVVVEERFLMDGGKRNKHGSRLRDYSNPQVRAEYLEPLFYKLFSSDPGSYDLDGVKTDFLADKVHADIRLAEPAWRGEENYFYRVFESFYTLMKRYKPDACHIGCSGHPYLSAFIDINRTYDIFSSNVLEHKGRGEMLRSTTPGCPVAFDFHCYAEHLPDYFNLAAEHGFSVQIGNILGMKRDFFSDWEPADTAYYDMLRDGLHKLAGGN; this is encoded by the coding sequence GTGCGCTATACATTACGAAGCGGTGCGCTTCAAGTGGAGCTTGAGGAGCAATCGCACTCGATTACGATTCGGGATGCAAGCAGAGGCGATAGACTGCTTATTGCGCCGCACCTGCAATTGTTCTCTCCTGTGCTGGAAGGGAAGCAGCCTCCAATGGAGCTGCAGTCGGTATCGTGCACCGAGCAAGCGATGGTGCTGCGCTTTGCCGGCGATGGCGTCCGATCTTTCGAGCTTGCGATCGAAGCGAGAGAGGGGCATCTAGAGCTTTATTCAAGATTCGTTCCGGTCCGGCGTACCGAGTTGAATCGGCTGCTGCTGTTTCCGCTGGGCACGGGCATCAATATGTACGATCTAGTCAACTTCCGCAACCGGCACCATACGCCGCAGACGTGGCCGGAGCTTAACTGCGGAGAGGGCTTCGCAACGAGCACATACTCGAACGATTGGCAATTCGCCCCGCACCCAACGATGGTTATTTTGCGGAAGAATGAACGGAGTCTGTTCTTCGGCGCGAAGGATATGCCAACCTCGTACGGCATGTACATTGAAGCGAAGGATTTCGTAACCGCGGATTGGAGTCTGAATTATGGCCCGCTCGGCGCAGGACAGCTGCTGGAGGCGGGGCAGCCGTTCGAATCGCCGCGCTTCTGCCTATTTCTAGAGGAGCGGAAGCCGGTGCATGAGGTGATTGGAGCCTATACCTCGCTGCTTGTGCGGGAGGGCCATATACCCGACCCAAGCTTAAAGAAGCGCGAGGCCTGGCATACGGAGAACGTCTACTGCACGTGGCACGACCAAGGCTACAAATCGGAGGTGTTCATTCCGACTCAGCTGCAGGAACAGACCGTGTCCGGGACGTTGGATACGGCGGCAAGCTTCATGGACGAGCGGCTCGTTCGCGAGGCGCTCGACGTCATCGAGCGGGAGAAGCTCCCGTTCCGAACGATACTGCTGGACACGGGCTGGCAGACGGTAACCGGCGATTGGCGTCCGCATCCCGAACGGTTTCCCGATTTCCGGAAGCTTGTCGACGAGATCCATAGCCGGGGGATGAAGGCGGTCGTCTGGTGGAATTGGGCGGAGCTGTACGATCAGGTGGTTGTCGAGGAGCGCTTCTTAATGGACGGCGGCAAACGGAACAAGCACGGCAGCCGGCTGCGCGACTATTCCAATCCGCAGGTGCGCGCCGAATATTTGGAGCCGCTGTTCTACAAGCTGTTCTCCTCCGATCCGGGCAGCTACGATCTGGACGGGGTAAAAACGGATTTTCTGGCCGACAAAGTCCATGCCGACATCAGGCTGGCGGAGCCCGCATGGCGCGGCGAGGAGAACTACTTCTACCGCGTGTTCGAGAGCTTCTATACGCTGATGAAGCGTTACAAGCCGGACGCCTGCCATATCGGATGCTCGGGCCACCCCTATCTAAGCGCGTTTATCGATATTAACCGTACCTACGATATATTCAGCTCCAACGTCCTCGAGCATAAGGGGCGGGGGGAGATGCTGCGCAGCACGACGCCTGGCTGTCCGGTTGCGTTCGATTTTCATTGCTATGCCGAGCATCTGCCAGACTACTTCAACCTTGCGGCCGAGCATGGCTTCTCCGTGCAAATCGGAAACATCTTGGGGATGAAGAGAGACTTCTTCTCCGACTGGGAACCGGCCGACACGGCCTACTACGATATGCTGCGAGACGGTCTGCACAAGCTTGCTGGCGGCAACTAA
- a CDS encoding carbohydrate ABC transporter permease — protein MGKKWSVNETFKHSFIILVCIAMLYPLLLMVQMSVKDKKQIVFHFFSFNGPYHFVNYGKAWEKVAPMIWNSFVMSTGSALVGVLFAALAGYAFGKMKFPGRQILFWVLFAKMLLPGVMNFIPSFILALKLGLLDTYWVIILFAAAAAQPFWVFVIRTFVEQQPKELFESATIDGATELQTFWHVAAPLLKPMFTLMGINLFLGVWNDYIWPLVTIQSAEMRPLTIGLAFLTNGFPGDYGALMAGYVIASIPLLLLFVFGMRQFVAGLTGGAIKL, from the coding sequence ATGGGGAAAAAGTGGAGCGTAAACGAAACCTTCAAGCATTCGTTCATCATCCTTGTTTGTATAGCCATGCTGTATCCGCTCCTTCTGATGGTGCAAATGTCGGTAAAGGACAAGAAGCAAATCGTGTTTCATTTCTTCTCGTTTAACGGGCCTTACCATTTCGTGAATTACGGCAAGGCATGGGAGAAAGTGGCTCCGATGATATGGAACAGCTTCGTCATGTCGACCGGCAGCGCGCTCGTTGGCGTACTGTTCGCGGCGTTGGCAGGCTACGCATTCGGTAAAATGAAATTTCCGGGACGCCAAATCCTGTTCTGGGTTCTGTTCGCGAAAATGCTGCTTCCGGGCGTTATGAATTTTATTCCATCGTTTATTCTCGCTTTGAAGCTGGGACTGTTGGATACCTACTGGGTCATTATTTTGTTCGCTGCGGCGGCTGCGCAGCCGTTCTGGGTATTCGTGATCCGGACGTTCGTCGAACAGCAGCCGAAGGAATTGTTCGAGAGCGCGACGATTGACGGCGCAACCGAGCTGCAGACGTTCTGGCATGTGGCGGCGCCGCTGCTGAAGCCGATGTTTACGCTAATGGGCATCAACCTGTTTCTCGGCGTATGGAACGACTATATTTGGCCGCTCGTCACGATTCAGTCGGCCGAGATGCGCCCGCTGACGATTGGACTTGCGTTTCTGACGAACGGTTTCCCGGGAGATTACGGCGCGTTGATGGCAGGGTATGTCATCGCCAGCATTCCGCTCCTCCTTCTGTTCGTATTTGGCATGAGACAGTTCGTGGCCGGCCTTACGGGAGGCGCCATTAAATTATAA
- a CDS encoding response regulator transcription factor produces the protein MLHVLVVDDRPAVTEGLRKLIPWNKLDADLIGEARNGKDALELAKTEKPDLIITDVKMPIMDGIELCREVQALLPQTKLIILTAYDDFAYARSAIQYGVTDYILKPIDRTKINQIIETISTIASDRAKRDRLNALLYSSTFLDSFIAVLKSGKDDEFLALFESAFTKCETSDLGIVKELCLKISITLFDSIESIGLSAAQMGMAKDTAIHELTRMKTSDDAKEHVRVLFLHAMRLIREKSGSRSEATVEQLKHYVHAHYMDPNLCIESIADVMELSANYTSVIFRQKTNEHLSAYITQVRMEQARRLLKDPRAAIAQISKQVGYNDSHYFAKVFKKATGLTPTHYRNLHFGDNG, from the coding sequence ATGCTGCATGTGCTCGTTGTGGATGACCGGCCGGCCGTTACGGAAGGCTTGCGAAAGCTCATCCCGTGGAACAAGCTTGACGCCGATTTGATCGGAGAAGCGCGAAACGGCAAAGACGCGCTTGAGCTGGCGAAGACGGAAAAGCCCGATCTCATCATTACCGACGTGAAAATGCCGATTATGGACGGAATCGAGCTCTGCCGCGAGGTTCAGGCTCTATTGCCGCAAACGAAGCTCATCATTCTTACCGCCTACGATGACTTCGCCTACGCGCGGTCCGCGATTCAGTATGGCGTCACCGACTACATTCTGAAGCCGATCGACCGGACGAAAATCAATCAAATTATCGAAACCATTTCGACGATCGCAAGCGATCGCGCCAAACGCGATCGGCTGAACGCCTTACTATACAGCTCTACCTTTCTCGACAGCTTCATCGCCGTCCTGAAAAGCGGCAAAGACGACGAATTTCTAGCCTTATTCGAAAGCGCATTCACGAAATGCGAGACGTCCGACCTCGGCATCGTGAAGGAGCTGTGCTTGAAGATCTCGATCACCCTCTTCGATTCGATCGAGTCGATCGGATTGAGCGCCGCGCAAATGGGAATGGCCAAGGATACGGCGATCCATGAGCTGACGCGCATGAAGACGAGCGACGATGCGAAAGAGCATGTCCGCGTACTGTTCCTCCATGCGATGCGGTTAATTCGCGAGAAGAGCGGCTCCCGCAGCGAAGCGACGGTCGAGCAGCTGAAGCACTATGTTCACGCCCACTATATGGACCCGAACCTGTGCATCGAATCGATTGCCGACGTGATGGAGCTGTCGGCCAACTATACGAGCGTTATTTTCCGCCAGAAAACCAACGAGCATTTAAGCGCCTATATTACGCAAGTACGAATGGAGCAAGCCCGCAGGCTGCTCAAGGACCCTCGCGCCGCGATCGCGCAAATTTCGAAGCAGGTCGGCTATAACGACTCTCACTATTTTGCCAAAGTGTTCAAGAAAGCGACCGGGCTTACGCCGACCCATTACCGCAACCTGCATTTCGGCGACAACGGGTGA